In one window of Pseudochaenichthys georgianus chromosome 5, fPseGeo1.2, whole genome shotgun sequence DNA:
- the LOC117446403 gene encoding regulating synaptic membrane exocytosis protein 1-like, whose protein sequence is MLKSSSVSGEIYTQERTDGSQSDTALGTVGGGSKKRRSSLSARVVAIVGNRRSRSTSQINGPEVKSKKEKGAPIQRSTETGMAVELTRNMSRQPSRESTNGSMNSCTSEGNLIFPGVNLGASSQFSDFLDGLGPAQLVGRQTLATPAIGDIQIGMMEKKAQLEVEVIRARGLVQKPGSKSLPAPYVKVYLLNNGAYVAKKKTKIARKTLDPLYQQALLFEESPQGKVLQVIVWGDYGRMDHKSFMGVAQILLEELDLSSTVIGWYKLFPPSSLVDPTLASLTRRASQSSLDSSSGPPGVRS, encoded by the exons ATGCTGAAGAGCTCCAGTGTGAGCGGAGAGATCTACACCCAGGAGCGCACGGACGGCAGCCAATCAGACACGGCGCTGGGCACGGTGGGCGGGGGCAGCAAGAAGAGGCGCTCCAGTCTGAGCGCGAGGGTGGTGGCCATCGTCGGGAACCGCCGCAGCCGCAGCACGTCTCAGATCAACGGCCCTG AGGTGAAGAGTAAGAAGGAGAAGGGAGCCCCCATCCAGAGGAGCACAGAGACCGGCATGGCGGTAGAGCTGACCCGGAACATGAGCCGGCAGCCCAGCAGGGAGTCCACCAACGGCAGCATGAACAGCTGCACCTCCGAGGGGAA TCTGATCTTCCCTGGAGTCAACCTGGGAGCCAGTAGTCAGTTCAGCGACTTCCTGGACGGCCTGGGACCGGCTCAGCTAGTGGGGCGGCAAACTCTGGCTACACCTGCAATAG GTGACATCCAGATTGGCATGATGGAGAAGAAGGCTCAGCTGGAGGTGGAGGTTATCAGAGCCCGAGGACTGGTGCAGAAGCCAGGATCAAAGTCCCTGCCTG CTCCATACGTCAAGGTCTACCTGCTGAACAATGGAGCGTACGTAGCCAAAAAGAAAACCAAGATTGCACGGAAAACACTTGACCCACTGTACCAGCAAGCACTGCTATTCGAGGAGAGCCCACAGGGTAAAGTCCTGCAG GTGATTGTATGGGGGGACTACGGCCGCATGGACCATAAAAGCTTCATGGGAGTTGCACAAATCCTATTGGAGGAACTGGACTTATCAAGCACAGTGATTGGCTGGTACAAGTTGTTCCCGCCCTCGTCCCTGGTGGATCCGACTCTGGCCTCCCTGACGCGGCGGGCTTCACAGTCGTCGCTGGACAGCTCCTCCGGACCCCCGGGGGTCCGATCCTAG
- the LOC117447263 gene encoding G0/G1 switch protein 2-like, with protein MGSMQELIPFVREILSQRPSRGLLKVYLLGSVLAVLGTVIGLLETVCQAFSSGETMDAEMVLMLAREQRTMEAERQCSMGGQEEEDEELVHEHGAATQSMNLVRCHRLSQRSMANRLHAS; from the coding sequence ATGGGAAGCATGCAGGAGTTGATCCCCTTCGTCAGAGAGATTCTGTCTCAGAGACCCAGTCGGGGTCTGCTGAAGGTCTACCTGCTGGGTTCAGTGTTGGCAGTGCTGGGGACAGTCATTGGCCTGCTGGAGACCGTGTGTCAGGCCTTTTCCTCTGGTGAGACCATGGACGCCGAGATGGTACTCATGTTGGCCCGGGAGCAGAGAACAATGGAGGCTGAGAGGCAATGCAGTATGGGGGGgcaagaggaggaggatgaggagctgGTGCATGAACATGGGGCTGCGACCCAAAGTATGAACCTGGTCCGGTGCCACAGACTGAGCCAGCGCAGCATGGCCAACCGGCTGCACGCCTCCTGA